From one Burkholderia pyrrocinia genomic stretch:
- a CDS encoding methyltransferase family protein — MNIVQTIAIVVPWAAWLAYWIATSQGVKTTVRKEASRSRTLQSIPLIVGGALIILPDPSWQALAPDWQRFGLQAQCGLAVLVAGLLFSVWARLHLGTNWSVSVTLKEDHELVRTGPYALVRHPIYTGCLLALVGAALIGGEWRGVIGVLLVFASLAYKVRVEESWLTGYFGPAYAQYRREVAALIPGFY; from the coding sequence GTGAATATCGTTCAGACCATCGCCATCGTCGTTCCCTGGGCCGCATGGCTCGCGTACTGGATCGCCACGTCGCAGGGCGTGAAGACGACCGTGCGCAAGGAAGCGTCGCGCTCGCGCACGCTGCAGTCGATTCCGCTGATCGTCGGCGGCGCGCTGATCATCCTGCCCGATCCTTCATGGCAGGCGCTCGCGCCCGACTGGCAGCGCTTCGGCCTGCAGGCGCAGTGCGGGCTCGCGGTGCTGGTCGCGGGCCTGCTGTTCTCGGTGTGGGCGCGGCTGCATCTCGGCACGAACTGGAGCGTGTCGGTCACGCTGAAGGAAGACCACGAGCTCGTGCGCACGGGACCGTACGCGCTCGTGCGTCACCCGATCTACACGGGCTGCCTGCTCGCGCTCGTCGGCGCCGCGCTGATCGGCGGCGAATGGCGCGGCGTGATCGGCGTGCTGCTCGTGTTCGCGTCGCTCGCGTACAAGGTGCGCGTCGAGGAGAGCTGGCTGACCGGGTATTTCGGGCCGGCGTACGCGCAGTACCGCCGCGAGGTCGCGGCGCTGATTCCCGGTTTCTACTGA
- a CDS encoding efflux transporter outer membrane subunit — protein MRRVKKAAGLAYGVRRGSMIAAAAVLLALGGCVPSGFLPSLSLRAPARDALAHTAGPGANGAWPAPDWVKQLQDPQLDALVAEASQNNPDLQVAQARLRIAQAQLQQFDSLTGLTGTAGATVSRARMPKPGDIADVTAGGYRVPVEIFGDPIVSPSSVFVGLNYQLDLWGKNRAATKSLMSLRDAAGVEAEQVRLTLAVAIVTVYCQLDQAYATQDLLQQKLKISQRVTAVLRERTARGLDNAYDASDASIKRTRLLEQIALNDEQIKLAQLQLGVLSGRGPERGLALQRPRVGAFAGSAVPARLPADLLGRRPDIVAARLRVEAAFANADSTRAQFYPDVNLVALGGVFALTPASLFSRDSLAGSVGPAISLPIFDRGRLKAKLGADVAQADVAIGLYNKTVDDALGQVAQIVTSLQTSQTLVTQQQDAVAAAQKIVQIAADRHRRGVLMQKDVDVADLTLIDERAQMIALLGRQRTLRVGLIGALGGGFDAGATVAQAPAVHQARSGAARRGAATAATAGAAAAANRAAAGASADARQGRSVVPPATGTASAAPAPAPAPRDDAARPSTIGATNPGATPRGTPVLARTASASPAPGASVTPAIPVFQHDRLIVTQSD, from the coding sequence ATGCGGCGTGTGAAGAAAGCGGCGGGTTTGGCGTATGGCGTGCGACGCGGCTCGATGATCGCGGCGGCGGCCGTGTTGCTGGCACTGGGCGGATGCGTGCCGTCGGGCTTCCTGCCTTCGCTGTCGCTGCGCGCGCCGGCCCGCGATGCGCTTGCGCACACGGCCGGCCCCGGCGCGAACGGCGCGTGGCCGGCGCCCGACTGGGTGAAGCAGTTGCAGGATCCGCAGCTCGACGCACTGGTTGCGGAGGCCTCGCAGAACAACCCCGATCTGCAGGTCGCGCAGGCGCGGCTGCGGATCGCGCAGGCGCAGCTTCAGCAGTTCGATTCGCTGACGGGGCTGACGGGCACCGCTGGCGCGACGGTCAGCCGCGCGCGGATGCCGAAGCCCGGCGACATCGCCGACGTGACGGCGGGCGGCTATCGCGTGCCGGTCGAGATTTTCGGCGATCCGATCGTGTCGCCGTCGTCGGTGTTCGTCGGGCTGAACTACCAGCTCGATCTGTGGGGAAAGAACCGCGCCGCGACAAAAAGCCTGATGTCGCTGCGCGACGCGGCCGGTGTCGAGGCCGAACAGGTGCGGCTCACGCTCGCCGTCGCGATCGTCACCGTGTATTGCCAGCTCGACCAGGCGTACGCGACGCAGGATCTGCTGCAACAGAAGCTGAAGATCAGCCAGCGCGTGACGGCGGTGTTGCGCGAACGCACCGCGCGCGGCCTCGACAACGCGTACGACGCGAGCGACGCGTCGATCAAGCGCACCCGCCTGCTCGAACAGATCGCGTTGAACGACGAGCAGATCAAGCTCGCGCAACTGCAGCTCGGCGTGCTGTCGGGGCGCGGCCCCGAGCGCGGGCTCGCGCTGCAGCGGCCGCGCGTCGGCGCGTTCGCGGGCAGCGCCGTGCCGGCGCGGCTGCCGGCCGACCTGCTCGGCCGCCGGCCGGACATCGTCGCTGCGCGGCTGCGCGTCGAAGCCGCGTTCGCGAATGCCGATTCGACGCGCGCGCAGTTCTATCCGGACGTGAACCTCGTCGCGCTCGGCGGCGTGTTTGCGCTCACGCCCGCGTCGCTGTTCTCGCGCGACTCGCTCGCCGGCTCCGTCGGCCCCGCGATCTCGTTGCCGATCTTCGACCGTGGCCGGCTCAAAGCGAAGCTCGGCGCGGATGTCGCGCAGGCGGACGTTGCGATCGGGCTGTACAACAAGACCGTCGACGATGCGCTCGGGCAGGTCGCGCAGATCGTCACGTCGCTGCAGACCTCGCAGACGCTCGTCACGCAGCAGCAGGACGCGGTGGCGGCCGCGCAGAAGATCGTGCAGATCGCGGCCGACCGCCACCGGCGCGGCGTGCTGATGCAGAAGGATGTCGATGTCGCGGATCTCACGCTGATCGACGAGCGCGCGCAGATGATCGCGTTGCTCGGCCGGCAACGGACGCTGCGCGTCGGGCTGATCGGCGCGCTGGGCGGCGGGTTCGATGCGGGCGCAACGGTTGCGCAGGCGCCGGCCGTGCATCAGGCGCGCAGCGGAGCGGCGAGGCGCGGTGCGGCGACCGCTGCGACCGCTGGCGCGGCTGCGGCCGCGAATCGGGCGGCGGCAGGTGCTTCCGCCGATGCGCGTCAGGGACGCAGTGTCGTGCCGCCGGCTACCGGTACGGCGAGTGCAGCACCAGCACCCGCACCTGCACCGCGCGACGATGCGGCGCGTCCGTCGACGATCGGTGCGACCAACCCCGGCGCGACACCTCGCGGTACGCCTGTGCTCGCGCGCACGGCATCGGCGAGCCCGGCGCCGGGCGCGTCGGTCACGCCGGCGATCCCCGTCTTCCAGCACGATCGTCTGATCGTTACGCAAAGCGACTGA
- a CDS encoding glycosyltransferase family 2 protein, whose translation MTTLGALVILYHPSDAQLEALGAWRHACDALLVVDNTPQPDARARDLCEREGIALLHHGNRGGIAGAYNAGLAALFRDRIDAVALFDQDSSVPAAYFPTMRDVCAGLAGRAFLAGPRIFDENARSFLPELSTNGIGLRRLRIEPGAPLQRCAFLISSGCVVSRDAFDVLGRFDETLFIDHVDTEYSFRALSRNVPLYVVPSLVLPHRIGAKQRHAIGPFEMTSMNHSWQRRYYSARNAVQLGMQYGLRFPVAIVPNLLTVWQVVQIALVERDKRAKLAGILFGVADGLFGRLGPLERTRPRLAARAQRIQQG comes from the coding sequence ATGACGACACTCGGCGCACTCGTGATCCTGTATCACCCGAGCGACGCGCAGCTCGAAGCGCTTGGCGCGTGGCGGCATGCGTGCGACGCGCTGCTCGTCGTCGACAACACGCCGCAGCCCGATGCGCGGGCGCGCGACCTGTGCGAGCGCGAAGGCATCGCGCTGCTGCATCACGGCAACCGCGGCGGGATCGCGGGCGCATACAACGCGGGGCTCGCGGCGCTGTTTCGCGATCGCATCGATGCGGTCGCGCTGTTCGATCAGGATTCGTCGGTGCCGGCCGCGTATTTCCCGACGATGCGCGATGTCTGCGCGGGGCTCGCGGGGCGTGCGTTCCTGGCCGGCCCGCGCATCTTCGACGAGAACGCGCGCAGCTTCCTGCCCGAACTCTCGACCAACGGGATCGGGCTGCGCCGCCTGCGCATCGAGCCGGGTGCGCCGCTGCAGCGCTGCGCGTTCCTGATCTCGTCGGGCTGCGTCGTATCGCGCGACGCGTTCGACGTGCTCGGCCGGTTCGACGAGACGCTGTTCATCGATCACGTCGATACCGAATACAGCTTCCGCGCGCTGTCGCGCAACGTGCCGCTCTATGTCGTGCCGTCGCTGGTGCTGCCGCACCGGATCGGCGCGAAGCAGCGTCATGCGATCGGCCCTTTTGAAATGACGTCGATGAATCATTCGTGGCAACGGCGCTACTACAGCGCGCGCAATGCGGTGCAGCTCGGGATGCAATACGGGCTGCGATTTCCGGTGGCGATCGTGCCGAACCTGCTGACCGTATGGCAGGTCGTGCAGATCGCGCTCGTCGAGCGCGACAAGCGCGCGAAGCTCGCCGGCATCCTGTTCGGCGTCGCCGACGGCCTGTTCGGCCGGCTCGGTCCGCTCGAACGCACACGGCCACGGCTGGCCGCACGCGCGCAGCGCATTCAGCAGGGGTGA
- the fdhA gene encoding formaldehyde dehydrogenase, glutathione-independent produces MSSNRGVVYLGPGQVEVQSIDYPKMVDPSGRAIGHGVILKVVSTNICGSDQHMVRGRTTAPVGLVLGHEITGEVVEVGRDVETLKLGDLVSVPFNVACGRCAMCKDTHTGVCLNVNPSRAGGAYGYVDMGGWIGGQAEYVLVPYADFNLLKFPDRDQAMAKIRDLTCLSDILPTGYHGAVSAGVKPGSTVYIAGAGPVGMAAAASARLLGAAVTIVGDMNAERLAHARAMGFETVDLSKDASLGEQIEQILGVPEIDCAVDCVGFEAHGHGSSGHSEEAPATVLNSLMEITRPAGAIGIPGLYVTDDPGAKDKAAQHGSLSIRFGLGWAKSHSFFTGQTPVLKYNRNLMQAILFDRLPIAKIVNVEVISLDQAPEGYKKFDGGAPRKFVIDPHGLLAA; encoded by the coding sequence ATGAGCAGCAATCGAGGTGTCGTCTATCTTGGACCGGGCCAGGTCGAAGTCCAGAGCATCGATTATCCGAAGATGGTCGATCCGAGCGGCCGCGCGATCGGCCACGGCGTGATCCTGAAGGTGGTCAGCACGAACATCTGCGGTTCCGACCAGCACATGGTGCGCGGCCGCACGACCGCGCCGGTCGGCCTCGTGCTCGGTCACGAGATCACGGGCGAAGTGGTCGAAGTGGGCCGCGACGTCGAGACGCTGAAGCTCGGCGATCTCGTGTCGGTGCCGTTCAACGTCGCGTGCGGGCGCTGCGCGATGTGCAAGGACACGCATACGGGCGTGTGCCTGAACGTGAACCCGTCGCGTGCCGGCGGCGCATACGGCTACGTCGACATGGGCGGCTGGATCGGCGGCCAGGCCGAATACGTGCTCGTGCCGTATGCCGATTTCAACCTGCTGAAATTCCCCGACCGCGACCAGGCGATGGCGAAGATCCGCGATCTGACCTGCCTGTCCGACATTCTGCCGACCGGTTATCACGGCGCGGTGAGCGCGGGCGTGAAGCCGGGCTCGACGGTCTATATCGCGGGCGCGGGCCCGGTCGGGATGGCGGCGGCCGCCTCGGCGCGCCTGCTCGGCGCGGCCGTGACGATCGTCGGCGACATGAACGCGGAACGCCTCGCGCACGCGAGGGCGATGGGCTTCGAGACGGTCGACCTGTCGAAGGACGCATCGCTCGGCGAACAGATCGAACAGATTCTCGGCGTGCCCGAGATCGACTGCGCGGTCGACTGCGTCGGCTTCGAGGCGCACGGCCACGGTTCGTCGGGTCACTCGGAAGAGGCGCCCGCGACGGTGCTGAACTCGCTGATGGAAATCACGCGGCCGGCCGGCGCGATCGGCATCCCGGGCCTGTACGTGACCGACGATCCGGGCGCGAAGGACAAGGCCGCGCAGCACGGCAGCCTGAGCATCCGCTTCGGCCTCGGCTGGGCGAAGTCGCATTCGTTCTTCACGGGCCAGACGCCGGTGCTGAAGTACAACCGCAACCTGATGCAGGCGATCCTGTTCGACCGTCTGCCGATCGCGAAGATCGTCAACGTCGAAGTGATCTCGCTCGACCAGGCGCCGGAAGGCTACAAGAAGTTCGACGGCGGCGCGCCGCGCAAATTCGTCATCGACCCGCACGGGTTGCTGGCGGCCTGA
- a CDS encoding DHA2 family efflux MFS transporter permease subunit, with protein MSTASPLHDRPVAPSAFDAPAPASEPAAQPVRGIRLALLTFALSLATFIEVLDSTVTNVAVPAISGSLGVSNSQGTWVISSYSVAAAIAVPLTGWLARRVGELRLFVGAVLLFTLTSLLCGLARDLHVLVICRALQGLCSGPMVPLSQTILLRTFPPDKRTIALALWAMTVLLAPIFGPVVGGWIVDNFSWPWIFLINLPIGLFSFAVCTAMLRPDAQRGAAGPIDVPGIVLLVIGVGSLQAMLDLGHDRGWFDSPLIVTLAVVAGLSIVSLLIWEAGEAHPVVDLGLFRDRTFSFCVLIISLGMMSFSVVGVVFPLWMQAVMGYNAFHAGLATASLGVLALVFSILVGLYAHRFDARVLATAGFLVFAGVLAWDAHFTLKMTFAQIAAPGLIQGIGLPLFFIPLTAATLSRIPDDRLAAASSLSNFLRTLSAAFGTAMSVTLWDNRATYHYDVVSQSVTHASANTQRFVHALNTMGVDGVRELTTLHQVVMQQAYMMATNDMFWMASMTCLVLAAMMWLTRPKRGAAASFGH; from the coding sequence ATGAGCACCGCGTCGCCGCTTCACGACCGGCCCGTCGCGCCGTCCGCGTTCGACGCGCCGGCTCCGGCGTCGGAACCGGCCGCGCAGCCGGTGCGTGGCATCCGGCTCGCGCTGCTGACGTTTGCGCTGTCGCTCGCGACCTTCATCGAGGTGCTCGACTCGACCGTGACGAACGTCGCGGTGCCGGCGATCTCCGGCAGTCTCGGCGTATCGAACAGCCAGGGCACGTGGGTGATCAGTTCGTATTCGGTCGCGGCCGCGATCGCGGTGCCGCTGACGGGCTGGCTCGCGCGCCGCGTCGGCGAATTGCGGCTGTTCGTCGGCGCGGTGCTGCTGTTCACGCTGACGTCGCTGCTGTGCGGGCTCGCGCGCGACCTGCATGTGCTGGTGATCTGCCGCGCGCTGCAGGGGCTGTGCTCGGGGCCGATGGTGCCGCTGTCGCAGACGATCCTGCTGCGCACGTTCCCGCCGGACAAGCGCACGATCGCGCTCGCGCTGTGGGCGATGACGGTGCTGCTCGCGCCGATCTTCGGGCCGGTGGTCGGCGGCTGGATCGTCGACAACTTCTCGTGGCCGTGGATCTTCCTGATCAACCTGCCGATCGGGCTGTTCTCGTTCGCGGTGTGCACCGCAATGCTGCGCCCCGACGCACAGCGCGGCGCGGCCGGCCCGATCGACGTGCCGGGCATCGTGCTGCTCGTGATCGGCGTCGGCTCGCTGCAGGCGATGCTCGATCTCGGCCACGATCGCGGCTGGTTCGATTCGCCGCTGATCGTCACGCTCGCGGTGGTCGCGGGGCTCTCGATCGTGTCGCTGCTGATCTGGGAGGCGGGCGAAGCGCATCCCGTCGTCGATCTCGGCCTGTTTCGCGACCGCACGTTCTCGTTCTGCGTGCTGATCATCTCGCTCGGGATGATGAGCTTCTCGGTGGTCGGCGTCGTGTTCCCGCTGTGGATGCAGGCCGTGATGGGCTACAACGCGTTTCATGCAGGGCTCGCGACGGCATCGCTCGGCGTGCTCGCGCTCGTGTTCTCGATCCTCGTCGGCCTGTACGCGCATCGCTTCGACGCGCGCGTGCTCGCGACGGCCGGCTTCCTCGTGTTCGCGGGCGTGCTCGCGTGGGACGCGCATTTCACGCTGAAGATGACGTTCGCGCAGATCGCCGCGCCCGGCCTGATCCAGGGGATCGGGCTGCCGCTGTTCTTCATTCCGCTGACCGCCGCGACGCTGTCGCGCATTCCGGACGACCGGCTTGCCGCCGCATCGAGCCTGTCGAACTTCCTGCGCACGCTGTCGGCCGCGTTCGGCACCGCGATGAGCGTGACGCTGTGGGACAACCGCGCGACCTATCACTACGACGTCGTGTCGCAATCCGTCACGCACGCGTCGGCGAATACGCAGCGCTTCGTGCATGCGCTGAACACGATGGGCGTGGACGGCGTGCGCGAGCTGACGACGCTGCACCAGGTCGTGATGCAGCAGGCGTACATGATGGCGACGAACGACATGTTCTGGATGGCGAGCATGACCTGCCTCGTGCTCGCCGCGATGATGTGGCTGACGCGGCCGAAGCGTGGCGCGGCGGCGTCCTTCGGACATTGA
- a CDS encoding alpha/beta fold hydrolase — protein sequence MPTEKHVVPLPNGLKVYVERNVFDPAFDTAMLVNGALATTASFGQTVQYLGERMNTICFDLPYAGQSRQHNPGCFILTKDDEAAILQHLVERFAPAFLVSVSWGGVASLFALARGCPSVRRAAICSFSPFLNDAMVDYVTRARDHIAAGENLKAAQLLNDTVGRYLPRIMKLYNYRYLTRLPRDEQDQVAFHVDQILSLQPERYFSEFSNIGCELLFLNGERDEYTTPADVRQLGAHVPRARFATVPDAGHFLDIEGRAQREYTRAALLDFFCDGSPAAAGMARAAAHACAPAPMHALSS from the coding sequence ATGCCGACCGAAAAACACGTGGTCCCGCTGCCGAATGGTCTGAAGGTCTACGTCGAACGGAACGTGTTCGACCCGGCGTTCGACACGGCGATGCTCGTCAACGGCGCGCTCGCGACGACCGCGTCGTTCGGGCAGACCGTCCAGTATCTCGGCGAGCGGATGAATACGATCTGCTTCGACCTGCCGTACGCGGGGCAGTCGCGCCAGCACAACCCGGGTTGCTTCATCCTGACCAAGGACGACGAAGCCGCGATCCTTCAGCATCTGGTCGAGCGCTTCGCGCCGGCGTTCCTGGTGTCGGTGTCGTGGGGCGGCGTCGCATCGCTGTTCGCGCTCGCGCGCGGCTGCCCGAGCGTGCGGCGTGCGGCGATCTGCTCGTTCTCGCCGTTCCTGAACGACGCGATGGTCGACTACGTGACGCGCGCACGCGACCACATCGCGGCCGGCGAGAACCTGAAGGCCGCGCAGTTGCTGAACGACACCGTCGGCCGCTACCTGCCGCGCATCATGAAGCTGTACAACTACCGGTATCTCACGCGCCTGCCGCGAGACGAGCAGGACCAGGTCGCGTTCCACGTCGACCAGATCCTGTCGCTGCAGCCCGAGCGCTACTTCAGCGAATTCTCGAACATCGGCTGCGAACTGCTGTTCCTGAACGGCGAGCGCGACGAATACACGACGCCGGCCGACGTCCGCCAGCTCGGCGCGCACGTGCCGCGCGCGCGATTCGCGACGGTGCCGGACGCCGGCCATTTCCTCGACATCGAAGGCCGCGCGCAGCGCGAATACACGCGGGCGGCGCTGCTCGATTTCTTCTGCGACGGGTCGCCGGCTGCGGCCGGCATGGCGCGCGCCGCCGCGCATGCGTGCGCGCCCGCGCCGATGCACGCGCTGTCGTCGTGA
- a CDS encoding glycosyltransferase — translation MAKMIVTAIGSAGDVHPLLGVARTLAARGHDVVFCTHAPFEAAVRRCGFAFVSVGTAAEYEAAMANPALWDPRTSFRTLWQVIAPMLRPHYDALRALTDDDTVLVGTLWAFSARFMQELHGTPYVSVQVSPSTLLSAHAPPTHPRLTIPARWPLPVKSALMTLIERQVLDRVCGPALDAVRRDLGLAPARRVLGRWLHSTDGVLCLFPGWFAPPQPDWPANHLQSGFPLFNDIAVPDEDAELDAFLAAGEPPVVFTAGSTLVDHAAYARAVADALRATGARGILLTPHDAAPDGNRLLVRRFVPMRTLLPHCRALVHHGGIGTAALAYEAGIVQVVTPFAHDQFDNAQRVAASGCGVRVDGPVDGARLGAALAHVLDEPAFAVHAERVRALIAAAPDGCHAAADFIERFAPKRWRATARADVAAAGA, via the coding sequence ATGGCGAAGATGATCGTGACCGCGATCGGCTCGGCGGGCGACGTGCATCCGCTGCTCGGCGTCGCGCGCACGCTCGCGGCGCGCGGTCACGACGTCGTGTTCTGCACGCACGCGCCGTTCGAGGCGGCCGTGCGCCGCTGCGGTTTCGCGTTCGTGTCGGTCGGCACCGCGGCCGAATACGAGGCCGCGATGGCGAATCCCGCGCTGTGGGACCCGCGCACGTCGTTCCGCACGCTGTGGCAGGTGATCGCGCCGATGCTGCGGCCGCATTACGACGCGCTGCGTGCGCTGACCGATGACGATACGGTGCTCGTCGGCACGCTGTGGGCGTTCTCCGCGCGCTTCATGCAGGAGTTGCACGGCACGCCGTACGTGTCGGTGCAGGTGTCGCCGTCGACGCTGCTGTCCGCGCATGCGCCGCCGACGCACCCGCGCCTGACGATTCCCGCGCGCTGGCCGCTGCCGGTGAAGTCGGCGCTGATGACGCTGATCGAGCGGCAGGTGCTCGACCGCGTATGCGGCCCCGCGCTCGACGCGGTTCGCCGCGATCTCGGGCTTGCGCCCGCGCGGCGCGTGCTCGGCCGCTGGCTGCATTCGACCGACGGCGTGCTGTGCCTGTTTCCCGGCTGGTTCGCGCCGCCGCAGCCCGACTGGCCGGCGAATCATCTGCAAAGCGGTTTTCCGCTGTTCAACGATATTGCGGTGCCTGACGAAGATGCGGAACTCGATGCGTTTCTTGCGGCCGGCGAGCCACCCGTCGTGTTCACGGCCGGCTCGACGCTCGTCGATCACGCGGCGTATGCGCGCGCGGTGGCGGATGCGCTGCGCGCGACCGGCGCGCGCGGGATCCTGCTGACGCCGCACGATGCGGCGCCGGACGGCAACCGGCTGCTCGTGCGCCGCTTCGTGCCGATGCGCACGCTGCTGCCGCATTGCCGCGCGCTCGTGCATCACGGCGGGATCGGCACCGCGGCGCTCGCGTACGAGGCCGGGATCGTGCAGGTCGTGACGCCGTTCGCGCACGACCAGTTCGACAACGCGCAACGCGTCGCGGCGAGCGGCTGCGGCGTGCGTGTCGATGGCCCCGTCGATGGCGCGCGTCTTGGCGCGGCGCTCGCGCACGTGCTCGACGAACCCGCGTTCGCGGTGCATGCGGAGCGGGTGCGTGCGTTGATCGCCGCCGCGCCGGACGGCTGTCATGCGGCCGCCGATTTCATCGAACGGTTCGCGCCGAAGCGCTGGCGGGCGACCGCGCGGGCCGATGTCGCGGCGGCCGGCGCATGA
- a CDS encoding efflux RND transporter periplasmic adaptor subunit, whose translation MHHDNLHTAAQPAALNDPALDTRRATRRKRFTVFFAVVLLAALAWIAYWLLSDRYYEDTDDAYVAGSIVQVAAQIPGAVTDVLVADTQAVRAGQTLVRLDDTEASVAFAQAKAQLAQAVRQVANAKISNTMYVEAVNARRADLSLAQRAFAARSGASVEIVAPEELARARAAVAGAQANLAAAQAQLDAARALGSKLPVDQSPAVVQAAAQFKLAYRNLKRTTIVAPVDGTIGQRSVQVGQQVGPGVPLMSVVQLNRLWIEANFKEGQIRHMRVGQPVEVVSDLYGTRVAYRGRVQGFSAGTGSAFSMLPSQNAAGNWIKVVQRVPVVIAIDPRDLAAHPLRVGLSMRATVDTHDRNGHALDSEPPTPAVSTRVHDGVASEADAAAAAVIRENQGG comes from the coding sequence ATGCACCACGACAACCTTCATACCGCCGCGCAGCCGGCCGCGCTGAACGACCCGGCACTCGATACGCGCCGCGCGACGCGCCGCAAGCGCTTCACCGTGTTCTTCGCGGTCGTGCTGCTGGCCGCGCTCGCGTGGATCGCGTACTGGCTGTTGAGCGACCGCTATTACGAAGACACCGACGACGCGTATGTCGCGGGCAGCATCGTGCAGGTCGCCGCGCAGATTCCGGGCGCCGTGACCGATGTGCTGGTTGCCGATACGCAGGCCGTGCGCGCCGGGCAGACGCTCGTGCGGCTCGACGACACCGAGGCGTCCGTCGCGTTCGCGCAGGCGAAGGCGCAGCTCGCGCAGGCCGTGCGGCAGGTCGCGAACGCGAAGATTTCGAACACGATGTACGTCGAGGCCGTGAACGCGCGGCGTGCCGACCTGTCGCTCGCGCAGCGTGCGTTCGCGGCGCGCTCGGGCGCATCGGTCGAGATCGTCGCGCCCGAGGAGCTGGCGCGTGCGCGCGCGGCGGTGGCCGGCGCGCAGGCGAATCTCGCGGCCGCGCAGGCGCAGCTCGATGCCGCGCGCGCGCTCGGCAGCAAGCTGCCCGTCGACCAAAGCCCGGCCGTCGTGCAGGCAGCCGCGCAGTTCAAGCTCGCGTACCGGAACCTGAAGCGCACGACGATCGTCGCGCCCGTCGACGGCACGATCGGGCAGCGCTCGGTGCAGGTCGGCCAGCAGGTCGGGCCCGGCGTGCCGCTGATGTCGGTCGTGCAGTTGAACCGGCTGTGGATCGAGGCGAATTTCAAGGAAGGGCAGATCCGCCACATGCGCGTCGGGCAGCCGGTCGAGGTCGTGTCGGACCTCTATGGCACGCGCGTGGCCTATCGCGGCCGCGTGCAGGGCTTCTCGGCGGGCACGGGCAGTGCGTTCTCGATGCTGCCGTCGCAGAACGCGGCCGGCAACTGGATCAAGGTCGTGCAGCGCGTGCCGGTCGTGATCGCGATCGATCCGCGCGATCTCGCCGCGCACCCGCTGCGCGTCGGTTTGTCGATGCGCGCGACGGTCGACACGCACGACCGCAACGGCCACGCGCTCGACAGCGAACCGCCGACGCCGGCCGTCAGCACGCGTGTGCACGACGGCGTCGCGAGCGAGGCCGATGCGGCCGCCGCGGCGGTCATCCGCGAGAATCAGGGCGGGTAA